In Peromyscus leucopus breed LL Stock chromosome 16_21, UCI_PerLeu_2.1, whole genome shotgun sequence, a single genomic region encodes these proteins:
- the Notch4 gene encoding neurogenic locus notch homolog protein 4, producing the protein MPPRSLLLLLLLPSFPVILTREILCGGSLQPCANGGTCLRLSRGQGTCQCAPGFLGETCQFPDPCWDSQLCKNGGSCQPLLPTPPRSPSPASPLAPRFSCTCPSGFTGERCQTHLEDVCPPSFCSNGGHCYVQASGRPQCACEPGWTGEQCQLRDFCSANPCAHGGVCLATYPQIQCRCPPGFEGHTCERDVNECFLEPGPCPKGTSCHNTLGSFQCLCPVGQEGPQCKLRKGPCPPGSCLNGGTCQLVPEGDATFHLCLCPPGFTGLNCEMNPDDCVRHQCQNGATCLDGLGTYTCLCPKTWKGWDCSEDIDECEAQGPPRCRNGGTCQNSAGGFHCVCVSGWGGPGCDENLDDCAAATCAPGSTCIDRVGSFSCLCPPGRTGLLCHLEDMCLSQPCHGNAQCSTNPLTGSVLCLCQPGYSGPTCHQDLDECQMAHQGPSPCEHGGSCFNTPGSFNCLCPPGYTGSRCEADHNECLSQPCRPGSTCLDLLATFHCICPPGLEGRLCEVETNECASDPCLHQAACQDLPNGFLCFCLPGFTGARCEEDMDECGSAPCANGGHCRDRPGAFHCECLPGFEGPRCETEVDECLSDPCPTGASCLDLPGAFFCLCPSGFTGQLCEVPLCTPNLCQPGQQCQDQEDRAHCLCPDGSPGCVPAQDNCTCHHGHCQRSSCVCDAGWTGPECETELGGCISTPCAHGGTCHPQPSGYNCTCPPGYMGLSCNEEVTACHSGPCLNGGTCSTSPEGYSCTCPPSHTGPHCQTVTDHCVSASCLNGGTCVSKPDTFLCLCATGFQGLRCEGKIGPSCADSPCRNKATCQDTPQGARCLCSPGYTGSSCQTLVDLCAQKPCPHTARCLQSGPSFQCLCLQGWAGPRCDLPLSCQKAAMSQGIEVSDLCQNGGLCVDRGSSYFCQCPPGFQGRLCQDNANPCESKPCQHGATCVAQPEGYACQCAPGYEGQNCSREQDACRSQPCHNHGTCTPRPGGFHCACPPGFVGLRCEGDVDECLDRPCHPEGTAACHSLANAFYCQCLPGHTGRRCEVETDPCQSQPCSNGGSCEVTAGPPPGFTCHCPKGFEGPTCSHKAPSCGIHHCHHGGLCLPSPKPGSPPLCACLGGFGGPDCLTPPAPQGCGPPSPCLHNGSCSETPRLGNPGFQCSCPPGSPGPRCQRPGANGCEGRGGDGACDAGCSGPGGDWDGGDCSLGVPDPWKGCPSHSQCWLLFRDGRCHPQCDSEECLFDGYDCEIPPTCTPAYDQYCQDHFHNGHCEKGCNSAECGWDGGDCRPEDGDSEWGPSLALLVVLSPPALDQQLLALARVLSLTLRVGLWVRKDSDGRNMVFPYPGTRAKEELIGTRDSSSWERPAPHNQPLGKEPDSLGAGFVVVMGVDLSRCGPEHPASRCPWDSGILLRFLAALAAVGALEPLLPGPLLAAHPQTGTRPPVSQLPWPVLCSVVAGVLLLALGALLVLQLIRRRRRQRREHGALWLPPGFVRRPRTQQAPHRRRPPLGEDSIGLKALKPEAEVDEDGVAMCSGPEEGEEAEERASASKCQLWSLNSGCGELPQVAMLTPPQECEMEALDMDTRGPDGVTRLMSAVVCGGVESTIVQGPWLGTPEPWEPLLDRGARPQTHAVGTGETPLHLAARFSRPTAARRLLEAGANPNQPDQAGRTPLHTAVAADAREVCQLLLASRRTAVDARTEDGTTPLMLAARLAVEDLVEELIAARADVGARDKRGKTALHWAAAVNNARAARSLLQAGADKDAQDSREQTPLFLAAREGAMEVAQLLLELGAARGLRDQAGLAPGDVARQRSHWDLLTLLEGAGPPTLEARTHARTASGGGAAPRCRTLSAGARPRGGGASLQARTWSVDLGARGGAAYARCRSRSGGSGGPPLRGRRFSAGSRGRRGARASQDDWPRDWVALETCGSARSAPIPPPSLTPSPEHGSPQVAWGLPVHQEVPLNSGGENQN; encoded by the exons ATGCCGCCCcggtccctgctgctgctgctgctgctgcccagtTTCCCAGTCATCCTGACCAGAG AAATTCTGTGTGGAGGTTCCCTGCAACCCTGTGCCAACGGAGGCACCTGCCTGAGGCTATCTCGGGGACAAGGAACCTGCCA GTGTGCCCCTGGATTTCTGGGTGAGACTTGCCAGTTTCCTGACCCCTGCTGGGATTCCCAACTCTGCAAGAACGGCGGGAGCTGTCAACCCCTGCTTCCCACACCCCCAAGGTCCCCGAGCCCCGCTTCTCCACTGGCCCCCAGATTCTCCTGCACCTGCCCCTCCGGCTTCACCGGAGAGCGATGCCAAACCCATCTGGAAGACGTCTGTCCACCTTCTTTCTGTTCCAACGGGGGCCACTGCTACGTCCAGGCCTCAGGCCGCCCACAGTGTGCCTGTGAGCCGGGGTGGACAG GTGAGCAGTGTCAGCTCCGAGACTTCTGCTCAGCCAACCCCTGCGCCCATGGCGGCGTGTGCCTGGCCACATACCCCCAGATCCAGTGTCGCTGTCCACCTGGCTTCGAGGGTCACACCTGCGAACGCGACGTCAACGAGTGCTTCCTGGAGCCAGGACCCTGCCCTAAGGGCACTTCCTGCCATAACACCTTGGGCTCCTTCCAGTGTCTCTGCCCTGTGGGGCAGGAGGGCCCACAGTGCAAGCTCAGGAAGGGACCCTGCCCTCCTGGAAGCTGTCTCAATGGAGGGACCTGCCAGCTGGTGCCGGAGGGAGACGCCACCtttcatctctgcctctgtcccccag GTTTCACGGGTCTGAACTGTGAGATGAATCCAGATGACTGTGTCAGGCACCAGTGTCAGAACGGGGCCACCTGCCTGGATGGGCTGGGCAcctacacctgcctctgcccaaaGACCTGGAAGG GCTGGGACTGCTCTGAAGACATAGATGAATGTGAAGCCCAGGGTCCCCCTCGCTGCAGAAATGGTGGCACCTGCCAGAACTCAGCTGGTggctttcactgtgtgtgtgtgagtggctGGGGAGGCCCAGGCTGTGACGAGAACTTGGACGACTGTGCGGCTGCCACCTGTGCCCCAGGATCCACCTGCATTGACCGCGTGGGctccttttcctgcctctgcccacctggACGCACAG GCCTCCTGTGCCACCTGGAAGACATGTGTTTGAGCCAGCCATGCCATGGGAATGCCCAATGCAGCACCAACCCTCTGAcaggctctgtcctctgcttaTGCCAGCCTGGGTACTCGGGACCCACCTGCCACCAGGATCTGGATGAGTGTCAGATGG cccatcAAGGACCCAGTCCCTGCGAACACGGCGGCTCCTGCTTCAACACCCCCGGCTCCTTCAACTGCCTCTGCCCACCTGGCTACACGGGCTCCCGCTGCGAGGCTGACCACAACGAGTGCCTGTCCCAGCCCTGCCGCCCAGGCAGCACCTGCCTGGACCTGCTTGCCACCTTCCACTGCATCTGCCCACCAG GCTTGGAAGGGAGGCTCTGCGAAGTGGAGACCAATGAGTGTGCCTCTGACCCTTGCCTGCACCAAGCAGCCTGTCAGGACCTGCCCAACGGCTTCCTGTGCTTCTGCCTTCCCG GATTCACGGGTGCCAGGTGTGAGGAAGACATGGATGAGTGTGGCAGTGCCCCCTGTGCCAATGGAGGGCACTGCCGAGACCGGCCCGGAGCCTTCCACTGCGAGTGTCTCCCAG GCTTTGAAGGGCCACGCTGTGAGACTGAGGTGGACGAGTGTCTGAGTGACCCCTGCCCCACGGGAGCCAGCTGCCTTGACCTCCCAGGagccttcttctgcctctgcccttctgGCTTCACAG GCCAGCTCTGTGAAGTTCCCCTGTGCACCCCGAACCTGTGCCAACCTGGGCAGCAATGCCAAGATCAGGAAGACAGAGCCCACTGCCTCTGCCCTGACGGAAGTCCTGGCTGTGTCCCCGCCCAGGACAACTGCACCTGCCACCATGGCCATTGCCAGAG ATCCTCGTGTGTGTGTGACGCGGGTTGGACTGGGCCAGAATGCGAGACCGAGCTTGGGGGATGCATCTCCACACCCTGTGCCCATGGGGGGACctgccacccccagccctctgGCTACAACTGTACCTGCCCCCCGGGCTACATGG GGCTGTCCTGTAATGAGGAGGTAACAGCTTGTCACTCGGGGCCCTGTCTCAATGGTGGCACCTGCAGCACCAGCCCTGAGGGCTATTCCTGCACCTGCCCTCCAAGTCACACAGGTCCCCACTGCCAAACCGTCACTGACCACTGTGTATCTG cctcgtGCCTCAATGGGGGTACCTGTGTGAGCAAGCCTgacactttcctctgcctctgtgccACGGGCTTCCAGGGGCTTCGCTGTGAGGGGAAGATTGGCCCCAGCTGTGCAGACAG CCCCTGCAGGAACAAGGCGACCTGCCAAGACACACCTCAGGGCGCCcgctgtctctgcagccctggctatacaggaagcagctgccag ACTCTGGTAGACTTGTGCGCCCAGAAGCCCTGCCCGCACACTGCCCGATGCCTCCAGAGTGGACCCTCCTTCCAGTGTCTGTGCCTCCAGGGATGGGCAGGACCTCGCTGTGACCTCCCCCTGTCCTGCCAGAAGGCTGCCATGAGCCAAG gcATAGAGGTCTCTGACCTGTGCCAGAACGGAGGCCTCTGTGTAGACAGGGGCTCCTCCTATTTCTGCCAGTGCCCTCCTGGATTCCAAGGCAGGTTATGCCAGGATAATGCGAACCCCTGTGAGTCCAAGCCTTGCCAGCACGGGGCCACCTGTGTGGCCCAGCCTGAGGGCTATGCCTGCCAG TGTGCCCCAGGCTACGAAGGACAGAACTGCTCCAGAGAACAGGATGCTTGTCGGTCTCAACCCTGCCACAACCACGGAACCTGCACCCCCAGGCCTGGAGGCTTCCACTGCGCCTGCCCCCCAGGCTTTGTGGGGCTCCGCTGTGAGGGGGATGTGGATGAGTGTCTGGACCGACCCTGCCACCCCGAGGGCACTGCGGCCTGCCACTCCTTAGCCAATGCCTTCTACTGTCAATGTCTGCCCGGACACACAG GCCGGCGGTGTGAGGTGGAGACAGACCCCTGCCAGAGCCAGCCCTGCTCCAACGGAGGGTCCTGTGAAGTCACAGCAGGGCCACCCCCTGGCTTCACATGCCACTGCCCCAAG GGTTTTGAAGGCCCCACCTGCAGCCACAAAGCCCCTTCCTGCGGCATCCATCATTGCCACCACGGAGGCCTCTGTCTGCCCTCCCCTAAGCCAGGCTCCCCACCGCTCTGTGCCTGCCTTGGTGGCTTTGGGGGCCCTGACTGCCTGACACCCCCAGCCCCACAAGGCTGCGGGCCGCCCTCACCCTGCCTGCACAATGGTAGCTGCTCTGAGACCCCCAGGTTGGGCAACCCTGGCTTTCAATGCTCCTGCCCTCCTGGCTCTCCAGGGCCTCGGTGCCAAAGGCCGGGGGCAAATGGGTGTGAGGGCCGAGGTGGTGATGGGGCTTGTGATGCCGGCTGCAGTGGCCCAGGAGGAGACTGGGATGGAGGGGACTGCTCCCTGGGGGTCCCAGACCCCTGGAAGGGCTGTCCTTCCCATTCCCAGTGCTGGCTGCTTTTCCGGGATGGGCGGTGCCACCCACAGTGCGACTCTGAGGAGTGTCTGTTTGATGGCTATGACTGTGAAATCCCTCCAACCTGCAC CCCAGCCTATGACCAGTACTGCCAAGATCACTTCCACAATGGACACTGTGAAAAAGGATGCAATAGCGCTGAATGTGGCTGGGACGGGGgcgactgcaggccagaagatggagaCTCAGAGTGGGGGCCCTCCCTGGCCCTGCTGGTGGTGCTGAGTCCGCCAGCCCTGGATCAGCAGCTGCTTGCTCTGGCCCGAGTACTGTCCCTGACTCTGAGGGTCGGGCTCTGGGTGAGGAAGGACAGTGATGGCAGGAACATGGTGTTCCCCTATCCGGGGACCCGGGCCAAAGAGGAGCTCATCGGAACTCGGGATTCCTCTTCATGGGAAAGACCAGCCCCTCACAACCAGCCCCTGGGCAAGGAGCCAGACTCCCTTGGTGCTGG GTTTGTGGTGGTGATGGGAGTGGATCTGTCCCGCTGCGGTCCTGAACACCCTGCATCCCGCTGTCCCTGGGACTCCGGGATCCTGCTGCGCTTCCTTGCGGCGCTGGCCGCAGTGGGAGCCCTGGAGCCTCTGCTGCCTGGACCCCTGCTGGCTGCTCACCCTCAAACGGGGACCA ggCCCCCTGTCAGCCAGCTTCCCTGGCCTGTGCTGTGTTCAGTGGTGGCCGGGGTGCTTCTCCTTGCCCTAGGAGCTCTCCTTGTCCTCCAGCTCATCCGGCGCCGCCGGCGGCAGCGGCGAGAACATGGGGCCCTGTGGCTGCCCCCTGGTTTCGTTCGAAGGCCTCGGACGCAGCAGGCGCCCCACCGACGGAGGCCCCCACTAGGCGAGGACAGCATCGGTCTCAA GGCGCTGAAGCCAGAGGCAGAAGTGGATGAGGATGGAGTGGCCATGTGCTCGGGccctgaggagggagaggag GCTGAAGAAAgggcctcagcctccaagtgccaGCTCTGGTCACTGAACAGCGGCTGTGGAGAGCTCCCACAGGTAGCCATGCTGACCCCTCCTCAAGAGTGTGAAATGGAGGCTCTGGACATGGACACTCGTGGACCTG ATGGGGTAACACGCCTGATGTCAGCAGTCGTCTGTGGAGGAGTGGAGTCCACCATCGTCCAAGGACCGTGGCTGGGAACTCCTGAACCCTGGGAACCACTGCTGGATAGAGGGGCCCGGCCCCAGACTCACGCTGTGGGCACTGGAGAGACACCCCTGCACCTGGCTGCCCGATTCTCTAGGCCAACTGCTGCCCGCCGCCTCCTTGAGGCTGGAGCCAACCCCAACCAGCCTGACCAGGCAGGGCGCACCCCACTTCACACTGCAGTGGCTGCTGATGCTCGGGAGGTCTGCCAG ctcctaCTGGCCAGCAGGCGGACTGCTGTGGATGCACGCACAGAGGACGGGACCACACCTCTGATGCTGGCTGCCCGGCTGGCAGTGGAGGACCTGGTTGAAGAACTGATCGCCGCCCGAGCGGATGTGGGAGCCAGAGATAAAAGGG GAAAAACCGCACTGCACTGGGCCGCTGCTGTGAACAACGCCCGAGCTGCCCGCTCCCTCCTCCAGGCTGGAGCTGATAAAGATGCCCAAGACAGCAGG GAGCAGACGCCGCTGTTCCTGGCGGCGCGCGAAGGGGCCATGGAGGTGGCGCAGCTGCTGCTGGAGCTCGGGGCGGCCCGAGGACTGCGGGACCAGGCCGGGCTGGCCCCGGGAGATGTGGCCCGCCAGCGAAGCCACTGGGACCTGCTGACGCTactggagggggcggggccgcCCACGCTGGAGGcccgtacgcacgcacgcaccgcGTCAGGGGGCGGGGCCGCGCCGCGCTGCCGGACGCTGTCGGCGGGAGCGCGCCCGCGCGGGGGCGGAGCCAGTCTGCAAGCTCGCACTTGGTCGGTGGACTTGGGGGCGCGCGGGGGCGCAGCCTATGCGCGCTGCCGGAGCCGGTCCGGAGGCTCCGGAGGCCCTCCCTTGCGCGGCCGCAGGTTTTCCGCGGGCTCCCGTGGGCGACGCGGGGCCAGGGCGTCACAGGATGACTGGCCTCGCGACTGGGTGGCCCTGGAAACCTGCGGCTCTGCCCGCAGTGCGCCGATCCCGCCTCCGAGCCTGACCCCATCCCCAGAACACGGATCCCCTCAAGTTGCCTGGGGTCTTCCAGTCCACCAAGAGGTGCCCTTAAACTCGGGCGGAGAGAATCAAAACTAG